A DNA window from Pseudomonas resinovorans NBRC 106553 contains the following coding sequences:
- the panB gene encoding 3-methyl-2-oxobutanoate hydroxymethyltransferase, which produces MPDVTLTTLQELKLKGEKIAMLTAYDATFAQAACQAGVDVLLVGDSLGMVLQGHDSTLPVSVADMAYHTAAVKRGNQGALIITDLPFMAYASLEQTFANSALLMQAGAHMVKLEGAAWLADPIRLLAERGVPVCAHLGLTPQAVNILGGYKVQGRQEAQARQLRADAMALEQAGAAMLLLECVPSELAAEITQSVKIPVIGIGAGSATDGQVLVLHDMLGLSLTGRAPKFVKNFMEGQSNIQGALSAYVQAVKDLSFPAAEHGFSA; this is translated from the coding sequence ATGCCTGATGTGACCCTGACCACCCTGCAAGAGCTCAAGCTGAAAGGCGAGAAGATCGCCATGCTGACAGCCTACGATGCCACCTTCGCCCAGGCTGCCTGCCAGGCGGGCGTCGATGTGCTGCTGGTGGGCGATTCCCTTGGCATGGTTCTGCAAGGCCATGACAGCACCCTGCCGGTCAGCGTGGCCGACATGGCCTACCACACCGCCGCGGTCAAACGCGGCAACCAGGGTGCGCTGATCATCACCGACCTGCCCTTCATGGCCTACGCCAGCCTCGAGCAGACCTTCGCCAACAGCGCCCTGCTGATGCAGGCCGGCGCCCACATGGTGAAGCTGGAAGGCGCCGCCTGGCTGGCCGACCCGATCCGCCTGCTGGCCGAACGCGGCGTTCCGGTCTGCGCCCACCTGGGCCTGACCCCGCAAGCCGTGAACATCCTCGGCGGCTACAAGGTCCAGGGTCGCCAGGAAGCCCAGGCACGCCAACTGCGCGCCGACGCCATGGCCCTGGAGCAAGCGGGCGCGGCCATGCTGCTGCTGGAGTGCGTGCCCAGCGAACTGGCCGCCGAAATCACCCAGTCGGTGAAGATCCCGGTAATCGGCATCGGCGCCGGCAGCGCCACCGATGGCCAGGTACTGGTCCTGCACGACATGCTCGGCCTGTCCCTCACCGGCCGCGCCCCCAAGTTCGTGAAGAACTTCATGGAAGGCCAGAGCAACATCCAGGGCGCCCTGTCGGCCTACGTCCAGGCCGTCAAGGACCTGTCCTTCCCCGCCGCCGAACACGGATTCTCCGCATGA
- a CDS encoding sigma-54 dependent transcriptional regulator: MPHILIVEDETIIRSALRRLLERNQYQVSEAGSVQEAQERYSIPGFDLIVSDLRLPGAPGTELIKLAQGTPVLIMTSYASLRSAVDSMKMGAVDYIAKPFDHDEMLQAVARILKERQEVKSAPSERPSASRGGDKAASANSDGEIGIIGSCPAMLELYSKIRKVSPTDSTVLIQGESGTGKELVARALHNLSRRAKAPLISVNCAAIPETLIESELFGHEKGAFTGATAGRAGLVEAADGGTLFLDEIGELPLEAQARLLRVLQEGEIRRVGSVQSQKVDVRLIAATHRDLKTLAKTGQFREDLYYRLHVISLKLPALRERGSDVLEIARSFLARQCAQMGRDNLRFASDAEQAIRHYNWPGNVRELENAIERAVILCESPDISADLLGIDIELDDLEDDDFNDSMAPSQTNNSAHEPTEDLSLEDYFQHFVLEHQDHMTETELARKLGISRKCLWERRQRLGIPRRKSGAAAGS, encoded by the coding sequence ATGCCACATATTCTGATCGTCGAAGACGAAACCATCATTCGCTCTGCCTTGCGTCGCCTGCTGGAACGCAATCAGTACCAAGTCAGCGAGGCCGGCTCGGTACAGGAAGCCCAGGAGCGTTACAGCATTCCCGGTTTCGACCTCATCGTCAGCGACCTGCGCCTGCCCGGCGCCCCCGGTACCGAACTGATCAAGCTGGCCCAAGGCACCCCGGTGCTGATCATGACCAGCTACGCCAGCCTGCGCTCGGCGGTGGACTCGATGAAGATGGGCGCGGTGGACTACATCGCCAAGCCCTTCGACCATGACGAAATGCTCCAGGCCGTGGCGCGCATCCTCAAGGAGCGCCAGGAGGTCAAGTCGGCCCCGAGCGAGCGCCCCAGCGCCAGCCGTGGCGGCGACAAGGCAGCCAGCGCCAACAGTGACGGCGAGATCGGCATCATCGGCTCCTGCCCGGCCATGCTCGAGCTCTACAGCAAGATCCGCAAAGTCTCCCCGACCGACTCCACCGTCCTTATCCAGGGCGAGTCCGGAACCGGCAAGGAACTGGTGGCCCGCGCCCTGCACAACCTCTCCCGCCGCGCCAAGGCGCCGCTGATCTCGGTGAACTGCGCGGCGATTCCGGAAACCCTGATCGAGTCCGAACTCTTCGGCCACGAGAAAGGCGCCTTCACCGGCGCGACCGCGGGCCGCGCCGGCCTGGTGGAAGCGGCCGACGGCGGCACCCTGTTCCTCGACGAGATCGGCGAACTGCCCCTGGAAGCCCAGGCACGCCTGCTGCGGGTACTCCAGGAAGGCGAGATCCGCCGCGTGGGTTCGGTGCAATCGCAGAAGGTGGATGTGCGCCTGATCGCCGCCACCCACCGCGACCTCAAGACCCTGGCCAAGACCGGCCAGTTCCGCGAGGACCTCTATTACCGCCTGCACGTCATTTCCCTGAAGCTCCCCGCCCTGCGCGAGCGCGGCAGCGACGTGCTGGAAATCGCCCGCTCCTTCCTGGCGCGCCAGTGCGCGCAAATGGGGCGCGACAACCTGCGCTTCGCCAGCGACGCCGAACAGGCCATCCGCCACTACAACTGGCCGGGTAACGTGCGCGAATTGGAGAACGCCATCGAGCGCGCGGTGATCCTGTGCGAGAGCCCGGACATCTCGGCCGACCTGCTGGGCATCGACATCGAACTGGATGACCTGGAAGACGACGACTTCAACGACTCCATGGCGCCGTCCCAGACCAACAACAGCGCCCACGAGCCGACCGAGGACCTCTCCCTGGAAGACTACTTCCAGCACTTCGTGCTGGAGCACCAGGACCACATGACGGAGACCGAACTGGCCCGCAAGCTGGGTATCAGCCGCAAGTGCCTGTGGGAACGCCGTCAGCGCCTGGGTATTCCGCGCCGCAAATCGGGGGCCGCAGCCGGGTCCTGA
- the pgi gene encoding glucose-6-phosphate isomerase yields MDHHLTPLDVTQLPSWNALHQHRQDLAGFNLRQAFSDDPERFRQFSHSACGLLLDFSKNLVRTDTLELLVKLAEEAQLGDAIKAMFRGDVINASERRPALHTALRRPIGDKVRVDGVDVMPEVHRVLHQMTELVGYVHNGLWRGYTEKPITDVVNIGIGGSFLGPQLVSEALLPFAQKGVRCHYLANIDGSEFRELACRLNAETTLFIVSSKSFGTLETLKNAQAARAWYLAQGGSEEELYRHFIAVSSNKEAAIAFGIREENIFPMWDWVGGRYSLWSAIGLPIAMSIGISNFKELLSGAYSMDQHFQTTPFERNIPVILGLLGVWYGDFWGAHSHAILPYDYYLRNFTDHLQQLDMESNGKSVRQDGSPVSAGTGPVIWGGVGCNGQHAYHQLLHQGTQLIPADFIVPVSSYNPVADHHQWLFANCLSQSQALMLGKSHEEAEAELRAKGLPEDEVQRLAPHKVVPGNRPSNTLVMERISPRRLGALIAMYEHKVYVQSVLWGINAFDQWGVELGKELGKGVYSRLTGQDEALAEDGSTQGLIDFFRARHRG; encoded by the coding sequence ATGGATCACCACCTGACGCCGCTCGATGTCACCCAACTGCCCAGCTGGAACGCGCTCCACCAGCATCGCCAGGACCTGGCCGGCTTCAACCTGCGCCAGGCGTTCAGCGACGACCCCGAGCGCTTCAGGCAATTCAGCCACAGCGCCTGTGGCCTGCTGCTGGATTTCTCGAAGAACCTGGTGCGCACCGACACCCTGGAGCTGCTGGTCAAGCTGGCCGAGGAAGCCCAGCTCGGCGACGCCATCAAGGCCATGTTCCGTGGCGATGTGATCAACGCCTCCGAGCGCCGCCCGGCGCTGCACACGGCCCTGCGTCGGCCCATCGGCGACAAGGTGCGGGTGGACGGCGTCGATGTGATGCCCGAGGTGCACCGCGTGCTGCACCAGATGACCGAGCTGGTGGGCTACGTGCACAACGGCCTGTGGCGCGGCTACACCGAGAAGCCCATCACCGACGTGGTGAACATCGGCATCGGTGGCTCCTTCCTCGGCCCGCAGCTGGTCTCCGAAGCCCTGCTGCCCTTCGCCCAGAAAGGCGTGCGTTGCCACTACCTGGCGAACATCGACGGCAGCGAATTCCGCGAACTGGCGTGCCGCCTGAACGCCGAGACCACCCTGTTCATCGTCTCCAGCAAGTCCTTCGGCACCCTGGAAACCCTGAAGAACGCCCAGGCCGCCCGCGCCTGGTACCTGGCCCAGGGTGGCAGCGAAGAGGAGCTCTACCGGCACTTCATCGCCGTTTCCAGCAACAAGGAAGCGGCGATCGCCTTCGGCATCCGCGAAGAGAACATCTTCCCGATGTGGGACTGGGTCGGCGGGCGCTACTCGCTGTGGTCCGCCATCGGCCTGCCGATCGCCATGTCCATCGGCATCTCCAACTTCAAGGAGCTGCTGTCCGGCGCCTACAGCATGGACCAGCACTTCCAGACCACGCCCTTCGAGCGCAACATCCCGGTGATCCTCGGCCTGCTGGGCGTCTGGTACGGCGACTTCTGGGGCGCCCATAGCCACGCGATCCTGCCGTACGATTACTACCTGCGTAACTTCACCGACCACCTGCAGCAGCTGGACATGGAATCCAACGGCAAGAGCGTGCGCCAGGACGGCAGCCCCGTCAGCGCCGGCACCGGTCCGGTGATCTGGGGCGGCGTAGGCTGCAACGGCCAGCATGCCTACCACCAGTTGCTGCACCAGGGCACCCAGCTGATCCCGGCGGACTTCATCGTCCCGGTTTCCAGCTACAACCCGGTCGCCGACCACCATCAGTGGCTGTTCGCCAACTGCCTGTCCCAGAGCCAGGCGCTGATGCTCGGCAAGTCCCACGAGGAAGCCGAGGCCGAGCTGCGCGCCAAGGGCCTGCCGGAAGACGAGGTGCAGCGCCTGGCGCCGCACAAGGTGGTCCCCGGCAACCGCCCGAGCAACACCCTGGTGATGGAACGCATCAGCCCACGCCGCCTGGGTGCGCTGATCGCCATGTACGAACACAAGGTCTACGTGCAAAGCGTGCTCTGGGGCATCAACGCCTTCGACCAGTGGGGAGTGGAACTAGGCAAGGAGTTGGGCAAGGGCGTCTACTCGCGCCTCACCGGCCAGGACGAAGCCCTGGCCGAGGACGGCTCGACCCAGGGCCTGATCGACTTCTTCCGCGCGCGCCATCGCGGCTGA
- a CDS encoding sensor histidine kinase: MLMSFSLTQLILISAAYLLALFGVAWLSDRGFVPRWIVRHPLTYTLSLGVYASAWAFYGTVGLAYQYGYGFLASYLGVSGAFLLAPVLLYPILRITRTYQLSSLADLFAFRFRSTWAGALTTVIMIIGVLPLLALQIQAVADSIGILTREPVHNRVALSFCALITLFTILFGARHIATREKHAGLVFAIAFESVVKLVALGAIGLYALYGVFGGPRELELWLLQNQASLASLHTPLQEGPWRTLLLVFFASAIVMPHMYHMTFTENLNPRAMVSASWGLPLFLLLMSLAIPLILWAGLKLGATTNPEYFTLGLGIAVNNPALALLAYVGGLSAASGLIIVMTLALSGMALNHLVLPLYQPPAEGNIYRWLKWTRRALIVFIIMAGYGFYLMLGAEQDLSNLGIVAFVATLQFLPGALSVLYWPAANRRGFIAGLLAGFLVWLFAMLLPLVGNLQGVYLPLFNAIYVLDDTSWHIAAIASLAANVLIFTLVSLFTEASPEEISAAEACTVDNVRRPQRRELLAGSPQEFATQLAKPLGAKTAQKEVEQALRDLHLPFDERRPYALRRLRDRIEANLSGLMGPSVAQDMVETFLPYKSGSEGYVTEDIHFIESRLEDYHSRLTGLAAELDALRRYHRQTLQELPMGVCSLAKDQEILMWNRAMEELTEIPAQRVVGSRLSTIADPWKGLLEGFINLPDEHLHKQRLTLDGQVRALNLHKAAIEEPLAPGSSGLVLLVEDVTDTQLLEDKLVHSERLASIGRLAAGVAHEIGNPITGIACLAQNLREEREGDSEIKELSSQILEQTKRVTRIVQSLMSFAHAGGRQQASEPVCLAEVTQDAIGLLSLNRRSVDVNFFNLCEPQHIVEGDPQRLAQVLINLLSNARDASPAGSAIRVRSEASEHTVDLVVEDEGSGIPKAIMDRLFEPFFTTKDPGKGTGLGLALVYSIVEEHYGQITIESPADSEHQRGTRIRVTLPRFVEATSAVS; this comes from the coding sequence ATGCTGATGAGCTTTAGCCTCACCCAGCTGATCCTGATCAGCGCTGCCTACCTCCTGGCCCTCTTCGGCGTAGCCTGGCTCAGCGACCGGGGCTTCGTCCCGCGCTGGATCGTCCGCCATCCGCTGACCTACACGCTGTCGCTCGGTGTCTACGCCAGCGCCTGGGCCTTCTATGGCACCGTCGGCCTGGCCTACCAGTACGGCTACGGCTTCCTCGCCAGCTACCTCGGCGTTTCCGGGGCCTTCCTGTTGGCGCCGGTGCTGCTCTACCCGATCCTGCGGATCACCCGGACCTACCAGCTGTCGTCCCTGGCCGATCTCTTCGCCTTCCGCTTCCGCAGCACCTGGGCCGGCGCGCTGACCACGGTGATCATGATCATCGGCGTGCTGCCGCTGCTGGCCCTGCAGATCCAGGCGGTGGCCGACTCCATCGGCATCCTCACCCGTGAGCCGGTGCACAACCGCGTGGCGCTGAGCTTCTGCGCCCTGATCACGCTCTTCACCATCCTCTTCGGCGCCCGCCATATCGCCACCCGCGAGAAGCATGCCGGCCTGGTGTTCGCCATCGCCTTCGAGTCGGTGGTCAAGCTGGTGGCCCTGGGCGCCATCGGCCTCTATGCCCTCTACGGGGTATTCGGCGGCCCCCGCGAGCTCGAGCTGTGGCTGCTGCAGAACCAGGCATCCCTCGCCAGCCTGCACACCCCGCTGCAGGAAGGACCGTGGCGCACGCTGCTGCTGGTGTTCTTCGCCTCGGCCATCGTCATGCCGCACATGTACCACATGACCTTCACCGAGAACCTCAATCCGCGCGCCATGGTCAGCGCCAGCTGGGGCCTGCCGCTGTTCCTGCTGCTGATGAGCCTGGCCATCCCGCTGATCCTCTGGGCCGGCCTCAAGCTGGGCGCCACCACCAACCCGGAATACTTCACCCTGGGCCTGGGCATCGCCGTGAACAATCCGGCGCTCGCCCTGCTCGCCTATGTCGGCGGCCTGTCCGCCGCCAGCGGCCTGATCATCGTGATGACCCTGGCGCTCTCCGGCATGGCCCTCAACCACCTGGTGCTGCCGCTGTACCAGCCGCCGGCCGAGGGCAACATCTACCGCTGGCTGAAGTGGACCCGCCGCGCGCTGATCGTCTTCATCATCATGGCCGGCTACGGCTTCTACCTGATGCTGGGCGCCGAACAGGACCTGTCGAACCTCGGCATAGTCGCCTTCGTGGCCACCCTGCAGTTCCTGCCCGGCGCGCTCTCGGTGCTCTACTGGCCGGCCGCCAACCGCCGCGGCTTCATCGCGGGCCTGCTGGCCGGCTTCCTGGTCTGGCTGTTCGCCATGCTCCTGCCGCTGGTGGGCAACCTGCAGGGCGTCTACCTGCCGCTGTTCAACGCCATCTATGTGCTCGACGACACCAGTTGGCACATCGCCGCGATCGCCTCCCTGGCGGCCAACGTCCTGATCTTCACCCTGGTCTCCCTCTTCACCGAGGCCAGCCCGGAAGAAATCAGCGCGGCCGAAGCCTGCACCGTCGACAACGTGCGCCGGCCCCAGCGTCGTGAACTGCTGGCCGGTTCGCCCCAGGAGTTCGCCACCCAGCTGGCCAAGCCCCTGGGCGCCAAGACCGCGCAGAAGGAAGTGGAGCAGGCCCTGCGCGACCTCCACCTGCCCTTCGACGAACGCCGCCCCTACGCCCTGCGCCGCCTGCGTGACCGCATCGAGGCTAACCTCTCCGGCCTGATGGGTCCGAGCGTGGCCCAGGACATGGTGGAAACCTTCCTGCCCTACAAGTCGGGCAGCGAGGGCTACGTCACCGAAGACATCCACTTCATCGAGAGCCGCCTGGAGGACTACCACTCGCGCCTCACCGGCCTCGCCGCCGAACTGGACGCCCTGCGCCGCTACCACCGCCAGACCCTGCAGGAACTGCCCATGGGCGTCTGCTCCCTGGCCAAGGACCAGGAGATCCTCATGTGGAACCGCGCCATGGAGGAACTCACCGAGATCCCGGCGCAACGCGTGGTGGGCTCGCGCCTGTCGACCATCGCCGATCCCTGGAAGGGCCTGCTGGAAGGCTTCATCAACCTGCCGGACGAACACCTGCACAAGCAGCGCCTGACCCTCGACGGCCAGGTGCGCGCGCTCAACCTGCACAAGGCCGCCATCGAAGAGCCCCTGGCCCCGGGCAGCAGCGGCCTGGTACTGCTGGTGGAAGACGTCACCGACACCCAGTTGCTGGAAGACAAGCTGGTCCACTCCGAGCGCCTGGCCTCCATCGGCCGCCTGGCCGCCGGCGTCGCCCACGAGATCGGCAACCCCATCACCGGTATCGCCTGCCTGGCGCAGAACCTGCGCGAAGAGCGCGAAGGCGATTCCGAGATCAAGGAACTCAGCAGCCAGATCCTCGAACAGACCAAGCGCGTTACCCGGATCGTCCAGTCGCTGATGAGCTTCGCCCACGCCGGCGGCCGTCAGCAGGCCAGCGAACCGGTGTGCCTCGCGGAGGTGACCCAGGACGCCATCGGCCTGCTGTCACTGAACCGGCGCAGCGTCGACGTGAACTTCTTCAACCTCTGCGAGCCGCAGCACATAGTCGAGGGCGACCCGCAACGCCTCGCCCAGGTGCTGATCAACCTGCTTTCCAATGCCCGTGACGCGTCGCCTGCTGGCAGCGCCATCCGCGTGCGCAGCGAAGCCTCGGAGCACACCGTGGACCTGGTCGTCGAGGACGAAGGCAGCGGCATTCCGAAGGCGATCATGGACCGCCTGTTCGAACCATTCTTCACCACCAAGGACCCAGGGAAAGGGACCGGCCTTGGCCTTGCACTGGTCTATTCGATCGTGGAAGAGCATTATGGACAGATAACCATCGAAAGCCCGGCAGACTCCGAGCACCAGCGCGGCACCCGAATCAGGGTGACGCTGCCTCGTTTTGTCGAAGCGACATCCGCCGTGAGCTGA
- the panD gene encoding aspartate 1-decarboxylase, producing the protein MHAIMLKAKLHRAEVTHAVLDYEGSCAIDGDWLDLSGIREYEQIQIYNVDNGERFTTYAIRAENGSRMISVNGAAAHKAKVGDRVIICAYAHYSEAELANFKPRMLYMAPGNELSHTSNAIPVQVA; encoded by the coding sequence ATGCACGCCATCATGCTCAAGGCCAAACTGCACCGCGCAGAAGTGACCCACGCCGTGCTCGACTACGAAGGTTCCTGCGCCATCGATGGTGACTGGCTCGACCTGTCCGGGATCCGCGAGTACGAACAGATCCAGATCTACAACGTCGACAACGGCGAGCGTTTCACCACCTACGCCATCCGCGCCGAGAACGGCTCGCGGATGATCTCGGTGAACGGCGCCGCGGCGCACAAGGCCAAGGTCGGTGATCGCGTGATCATCTGCGCCTACGCCCACTACAGCGAGGCGGAACTGGCCAATTTCAAACCGCGTATGCTGTACATGGCTCCGGGCAATGAACTCAGCCATACCAGCAACGCGATTCCGGTCCAGGTAGCCTGA
- the folK gene encoding 2-amino-4-hydroxy-6-hydroxymethyldihydropteridine diphosphokinase: MERVYIGLGSNLAEPVSQLRGALAALGELPGTRLAAVSSLYASDPLGPPDQPRYVNAVAALETELAPLELLDALQAIELAQGRVRKDERWGPRTLDLDILLFGQRRIDEPRLQVPHYHMHARAFVLYPLAEIAGELQLPDGRPLQSLLDACPFEGLERLSDLSVTP, from the coding sequence ATGGAACGCGTCTACATCGGCCTCGGCAGCAACCTTGCCGAGCCCGTCAGCCAATTGCGCGGCGCCCTCGCGGCGCTGGGTGAACTGCCCGGCACGCGACTCGCCGCCGTGTCCTCGCTCTACGCCAGCGACCCCCTGGGCCCGCCGGACCAGCCCCGTTACGTCAATGCCGTGGCAGCCCTGGAAACCGAGCTCGCCCCTCTGGAACTGCTGGATGCCCTGCAGGCCATCGAGCTGGCGCAAGGTCGCGTCCGCAAGGACGAACGCTGGGGGCCGCGCACCCTGGACCTGGACATCCTGCTGTTCGGCCAGCGCCGCATCGACGAGCCCCGGCTGCAGGTTCCGCATTACCACATGCATGCCCGCGCGTTCGTGCTCTATCCCCTGGCGGAGATCGCCGGCGAGCTGCAACTGCCCGACGGCCGCCCGCTGCAGAGCCTGCTGGACGCCTGCCCCTTCGAAGGCCTCGAACGCCTTTCCGACCTGTCGGTAACGCCGTAA
- the panC gene encoding pantoate--beta-alanine ligase, translating to MITVKTVRELRAAVARARSEGKRIGFVPTMGNLHAGHVALVEKASQRADFVVASIFVNPLQFGPSEDLAKYPRTLVADQEKLVAAGCHLLFHPDVEEMYPDGMGGQTIVNVPQVSDGLCGGSRPGHFEGVATVVSKLFNMVQPDLAIFGEKDFQQLAVIRKLVRDMNMPIQIIGEPTSRASDGLALSSRNGYLDDAQRAAAPALYRTLQQMASAIRAGRRDFAALVEEGLAELANAGFRPDYLEVREALSLRPATEQDQHLVILGAAFMGNTRLIDNLAFNLQAQA from the coding sequence ATGATCACCGTCAAGACCGTCCGCGAGTTGCGCGCCGCCGTCGCCCGTGCGCGCAGCGAAGGCAAGCGCATCGGCTTCGTGCCCACCATGGGTAACCTTCACGCCGGGCACGTCGCCCTGGTGGAGAAGGCCAGCCAGCGCGCCGATTTCGTGGTCGCCAGTATCTTCGTCAATCCGCTGCAGTTCGGGCCCAGCGAAGACCTGGCCAAGTACCCGCGCACCCTGGTGGCCGACCAGGAGAAGCTGGTCGCCGCCGGCTGCCACTTGCTGTTCCATCCGGACGTGGAAGAGATGTACCCCGACGGCATGGGCGGCCAGACCATCGTGAATGTCCCGCAAGTCTCCGATGGCCTCTGTGGCGGCAGCCGCCCGGGGCACTTCGAAGGCGTCGCCACCGTGGTCAGCAAACTGTTCAACATGGTCCAGCCCGACCTCGCGATTTTCGGCGAGAAGGACTTCCAGCAACTGGCGGTGATCCGCAAGCTGGTACGCGACATGAACATGCCGATCCAGATCATCGGCGAGCCCACGTCCCGCGCCAGCGACGGCCTGGCGCTGTCCTCGCGCAATGGTTACCTGGACGACGCCCAGCGCGCCGCCGCCCCGGCCCTGTATCGCACCCTGCAACAGATGGCCTCGGCCATCCGCGCCGGCCGCCGCGACTTCGCCGCGCTGGTGGAGGAAGGCCTGGCCGAGCTGGCCAACGCCGGTTTCCGTCCCGACTACCTGGAAGTCCGCGAAGCACTGAGCCTGCGCCCCGCCACGGAGCAGGACCAGCACCTGGTAATCCTGGGCGCCGCCTTCATGGGTAACACCCGCCTGATCGACAACCTTGCCTTCAATCTGCAAGCGCAAGCCTGA
- a CDS encoding polynucleotide adenylyltransferase PcnB codes for MLKKLFQSFRSPLRRAQHPRSTPEVLGNNQHSLRRGEISRNAVVVVERLQRAGYQAYLVGGCVRDLLLDLRPKDFDVATNATPEQVRAEFRNARVIGRRFKLAHVQFGREIIEVATFRANHPQGDEEENSNQSSRNESGRILRDNVYGSLEDDAQRRDFTINALYYDPSSERILDYAHGVHDIRNRLVRLIGIPEQRYQEDPVRMLRAARFAAKLGFEIEKHSAAPIRELAPMLREIPSARLFDEVLKLFLGGKAERTFELLVEYDLYAPLFPASAAALKRNPQYTGQLIRQALINTDERIRQGKPVTPAFLFAALLWPALPARAAQLQERGMAPIPAMQEAAHVLIMEQVQRTAIPKRFSIPIREIWDMQERLPRRSGKRADLLLENPRFRAGYDFLLLRESAGEETDGLGEWWTDYQDASDSQRRNMIRELSNKDDQPAGQRRRRGGSRRRRGPRTDGAPDTSGE; via the coding sequence ATGCTGAAGAAGCTGTTCCAGTCTTTCCGTTCTCCCCTTCGCCGCGCGCAACATCCGCGCAGCACACCCGAAGTACTGGGCAACAATCAGCATTCGCTGCGTCGTGGCGAGATCAGCCGCAACGCCGTGGTGGTGGTCGAGCGCCTGCAACGCGCCGGTTACCAGGCCTACCTGGTCGGTGGTTGCGTCCGTGACCTGCTGCTGGACCTGCGCCCCAAGGATTTCGACGTGGCCACCAATGCCACCCCCGAGCAGGTGCGTGCCGAGTTCCGCAACGCCCGGGTGATCGGTCGCCGCTTCAAGCTGGCCCATGTGCAGTTCGGCCGCGAGATCATCGAGGTCGCCACCTTCCGCGCCAACCACCCCCAGGGTGACGAAGAGGAGAACAGCAACCAGTCCTCGCGCAACGAAAGCGGCCGCATCCTGCGCGACAACGTCTATGGCAGCCTGGAAGACGACGCCCAGCGCCGCGACTTCACCATCAATGCGCTGTACTACGATCCCAGCAGCGAGCGCATCCTCGATTACGCCCACGGCGTACACGACATCCGTAACCGCCTGGTGCGGCTGATCGGCATTCCCGAGCAGCGTTACCAGGAGGATCCGGTGCGCATGCTGCGGGCCGCGCGCTTCGCCGCCAAGCTCGGCTTCGAGATCGAGAAGCACAGCGCCGCGCCGATCCGCGAACTGGCCCCGATGCTGCGCGAGATCCCCTCGGCGCGCCTGTTCGACGAAGTGCTCAAGCTGTTCCTCGGCGGCAAGGCCGAGCGCACCTTCGAGCTGCTGGTCGAGTACGACCTCTACGCACCGCTGTTCCCGGCCAGCGCCGCTGCCCTCAAGCGCAATCCCCAGTACACCGGCCAACTGATCCGCCAGGCCCTGATCAACACCGACGAGCGCATCCGCCAAGGTAAACCGGTCACCCCGGCCTTCCTCTTCGCCGCCCTGCTCTGGCCGGCACTGCCCGCCCGCGCAGCGCAGCTGCAGGAGCGCGGCATGGCGCCGATCCCGGCCATGCAGGAAGCGGCCCATGTGCTGATCATGGAACAAGTCCAGCGCACCGCCATTCCCAAGCGTTTCAGCATTCCGATCCGCGAGATCTGGGACATGCAGGAACGCCTGCCACGGCGTAGCGGCAAGCGTGCCGACCTGCTGCTGGAAAACCCGCGCTTCCGCGCCGGCTACGACTTCCTGCTGCTGCGCGAAAGCGCCGGCGAGGAAACCGACGGCCTGGGCGAGTGGTGGACCGATTACCAGGACGCCAGTGACAGCCAGCGTCGCAACATGATCCGCGAGCTGAGCAACAAGGACGACCAGCCCGCTGGCCAGCGCCGCCGTCGCGGTGGCAGTCGCCGCCGCCGTGGTCCGCGCACCGATGGCGCCCCCGACACCTCGGGCGAGTGA